Proteins found in one Zea mays cultivar B73 chromosome 1, Zm-B73-REFERENCE-NAM-5.0, whole genome shotgun sequence genomic segment:
- the LOC109621226 gene encoding heat stress transcription factor A-2a-like isoform X1 encodes MDPFHGIVKEEFDLDFDFTCASAAAAAAASWAVALPEMPRPMEGLGEVGPTPFLTKTYDVVDDPNTDTIVSWGFAGTSFVVWDANAFALVILPRYFKHSNFSSFVRQLNTYGFRKVDPDRWEFANEGFQRGQRELLRTIKRRRPPSSPSAQQGQAPSACLEVGQFGLDGEVHRLQRDRGILLAEVVKLRQEQQATRAQMQAMEKRITTAEQKQQQMTVFLARAMKNPSFIRMLVDREGLGGCRRELEDALSRKRRRPIEYLPRDGERSGTATESAVSDYISGLPVGVNGVAEADDDERRWERRGGGGGGEDTESFWAKLLNLGLEEKHREGRCDGEEGNGADVDNDVDDDVDVLVQSIYHLNPNPGSPGGK; translated from the exons ATGGATCCCTTCCACGGCATTGTGAAGGAGGAGTTCGACTTGGACTTCGACTTCACCTGCGcgtctgcggcggcggcggcggcggcctcgtGGGCCGTCGCCTTGCCGGAGATGCCCCGGCCGATGGAAGGACTCGGCGAGGTGGGACCCACTCCGTTCCTGACCAAGACATACGACGTCGTGGACGACCCCAACACCGACACCATCGTCTCTTGGGGGTTCGCCGGAACCAGCTTCGTCGTCTGGGACGCCAACGCCTTCGCCTTGGTGATCCTCCCACGCTACTTCAAGCACAGCAACTTCTCCAGCTTCGTCCGCCAGCTCAACACCTAC GGGTTCAGGAAGGTTGACCCGGACAGGTGGGAGTTCGCGAACGAGGGGTTCCAGCGTGGCCAGAGGGAGCTCCTCAGGACGATCAAGCGCCGGCGCCCGCCGTCGAGCCCGTCGGCGCAGCAGGGGCAGGCGCCGTCGGCCTGCCTGGAGGTGGGGCAGTTCGGGCTCGACGGCGAGGTGCACCGGCTGCAGCGCGACAGGGGGATCCTGCTCGCGGAGGTGGTGAAGCTGCGGCAGGAGCAGCAGGCGACGCGCGCGCAGATGCAGGCCATGGAGAAGCGCATCACCACGGCGGAGCAGAAGCAGCAGCAGATGACGGTGTTCCTCGCGCGTGCCATGAAGAACCCGAGCTTCATCCGGATGCTGGTCGACCGGGAGGGCCTTGGCGGCTGCCGCAGGGAGCTCGAGGACGCGCTCTCCAGAAAGCGCCGCCGCCCCATCGAGTACCTCCCGCGCGACGGCGAGAGAAGCGGCACTGCCACGGAGTCGGCGGTGAGCGACTACATTTCCGGACTTCCGGTCGGCGTCAACGGCGTGGCGGAGGCGGACGACGACGAGAGACGGTGGGAGagaaggggcggcggcggcggcggcgaggacacGGAGAGCTTCTGGGCGAAGTTGCTCAACCTCGGCCTGGAGGAGAAGCACAGGGAGGGCAGATGCGATGGCGAGGAGGGGAACGGAGCTGACGTGGACAACGACGTGGACGACGACGTGGATGTGCTGGTGCAGAGCATCTACCACTTGAACCCGAACCCGGGTAGCCCCGGTGGCAAGTGA